The Bacillota bacterium DNA segment TGCTAAAACTTGATGCACACGGGGGGCTCTGGACGTAAGATACGGGAACGCTTCTGGCAGGGAAGCGGTCTGGCCAGACAAAGCCACCTTCTGCCCTGCTGCAAAAGCAAAAAAGCGGCTCCTGTCAAGTCCTGTTTGTAGATGGTTACTCTTAGCCGCCGCGGCGAAGAAATGAAGACCATGTGTGTCATTTTTCTTTGACTGGAGGAAAAAAATGAAGGTATTACCGGAAAAATTATCCCTGCCCGGGAAATACCTGCGCTTAAGCGAAATTACAGAAGACACCGTTCTGTCCCCGACGGCTTACGCCCAGTATCCCGGCTTTCACTGTGCTTTTTTTGGAGTAGCTGGAATGGTTCCATTGATCACCAATAGCTACGCCTTGCTGTTAGGGCCGGCCATCTGTTTGTATAATGCCAAGCTGACCATTAGTCTCAGGGCTTTGACATCAGATCCCCGCCCGGATAACTTGCTGCTTCTTCCATTTTCCCAGGAAGACATCATTTTCGGTGCCCATGAAAAAGTTAAGCAGGCTGTGATTGAGGTGGACAGGAAATACCAGCCTGAGGTTTTGTTTGTCGTTACTACCTGCACACAGGAAATCATCGGCGAGGACTTCGATGCAGCCATTGAAGAAATCCGCCCGGAAGTAAGGGCGAAACTGCTGGTAATTCATACCGATAACTTTACTTGTGAAGATATGGCACCGGGAATAGAGCGAACTTTTCTTGCTCTTGCCGATTTGATGCAGCCTCAGGCTGTCGAAGAGAAATCAGTTAACCTTTTGGGTCTACGTGCACCTGGAGGAAGAAAAACAGAGCCGGTTCGACTATTGGAAAGCAAGGGAATCAAAATCAAGAACGTGATACCCTCTTACAGTACCCCGGCTGAAATTGCCCGTGCTCCAGGGGCCCGGTTAAACATCGTTCTGGAACACTATGCTTTGCCTCTTGCTCAAAAAATGAAGGAAATGTTCGGTACGGAGTATATTTACTGCGAGCGGCCTTATGCTCTAGATTCAGTTGAGTTCTGGTACTGGCAGATTGCCGAAGTGCTGCGCATTGACCTCACCCAGGAAATAGCTGCGCTGAAAAAGCAAACAGAGGAAACTATTCTGCGATTTGAAGGCAGGTTGGCCGGCAAAACTTTTGCTCTCGATATCCAGCAGGGGAGAACCTTCGACCTGGCCAGGTTCCTGGTTACCCTGGGCATGAAGCCGGTTTTAATTTGCTTGAACCGTATTCTTCCAGGCGACCATAAGGATATTCAGGACCTTCTTTCCACAGGCGTTGATCCCCTTGTGGTGAAGAGCGGTAATGCCCTGCAGAGTGAAAAGCTCCTGGCCGAGTTGAAGCCCGATTATTATATCGGTTACGGTGACCGCAGGGTGCTGGCTAGGTTGGGCATCGAGGCGCGCAATTTACTGTTTGCCTACCATACGCCGGGGTTTGCCGGTACTAAGCAGGTACTGCGCCTGCTGAACCAGGAGCCGTCCGGTTCAGAGATCCTGCATTACAAAGAACAAATCATCAAGAATGCGGAGGAAATGTCAATATGGATTTAGTATTGAAAAGTGCCCCTGTTCCTTCGGATTATTTTGGAGTGTTGTGGGCTCTGGCAGGGATTAAAAACGCGTTAATCCTGGAGCACGGGGCTACCGGAACGGCCTTCTACAACACCGTTAGCTTCGGGGTAATGAATAAACAGTCTCCCAAAGGGATTATTTTTACCACCGGCCTGGATGAGGACGATGTAGTTATGGGCCGCGAAGATAAAATAATTCAGGCCGCCAGAGAACTGGATGAGCTGTATAAACCGGACATAATTTCCTTAGTGGCTACCGCCGTAACCTCGGTAATTGGCCTGGACCTGTATGGTATAATCGAGGAACTGCAGCCTGAGGTAAATGCAAAATTACTGGCTTTCCCGGGCGGAGGCTTTCGCGGTGATTATACGCAAGGAATCAAAGAAGTTTTTCGCGTTCTGGTTAATGAGGTGGTAATTGAACCGGCAGAGAAGAATACCCGGGCCGTCAATATTATCGGTCCCACCATTGATACCTTCAATCATCCCTCAGATTATGCGGAACTTAAAAGGTTGCTTGGACTGCTCAACTTAGAGGTCAGCACAGTGTTTACCACTAATACGGATGTTCAGCAGATAAAAAGCCTTCCTTCTGCTGCTCTCAATGTAGTTACCAGAGATATTGGATTGGAAGCCGCTGAACTGCTGGAAGAGCGCTTTGGTATCCCCTATCACTACGGCCTTCCCTTTGGGTCGAAAGGTACCGTTGCCTGGCTGGAACAGGTAGCCCAGAAGCTTGGCCTTACCATAGAGCAAAAAGAAATTGCGGCTGAACTGAATAAATACGGCTATACACTGGCCGAGCTGACCTCCTGGTGGCAGCGTTATGAACACCTGAAGGTAGTTATCTCCTGTCCTTATGACTATGCTCTGGGTTTAGCCCGGTTTGTCCGGGAAGAATGGGGCCTTGAGGTAGCAATGGTGACCTTGCCAACAGCATCGGAAAATCCTAAAACAAAGGAAATGTTCACCGCGTTAGGAGTACCAAAGGTCCTCATCACTCCTGAGCCCGGAGAATTCAAGGCAGCCACGGCAGAAATCAAGCCGCATATTCTTTTTGGAAATTCCTATGATTTTCAGCTGGCACCGGAGGTGCCCATTCAAATCCACGCTGCTATACCTGCATACGATTACCTCTATCTTTACGACGGCACTCCCTTTATTGGCTTCAGGGGGAACCTTTACCTCACCCAGACCCTGATTAACTCGCTCAACCGTCACCGGGAGGTGCTGCAGTTTTGAGAAAGATAGCTATTTACGGCAAAGGCGGCATTGGCAAGTCCACTACTACAGCTAACGTGTCCGCGGCCCTGGCCAGGCAGGGCTATAGAGTGATGCAGATCGGCTGCGATCCCAAGGCAGATTCCACCAGGACGCTTATGGGCGGCCGGGAGATCCCCACAATACTGGATGTGCAAAGGGAAAAGAAGAATGGCGTCCGGTTGGAGGATATCGTCTTCACGGGTTTCGGTGGGGTTTTGTGTGCCGAATCCGGCGGGCCAACCCCTGGGGTGGGCTGCGCCGGCAGGGGCATCATCGCTGCCTTTGAAACTCTGGAATCTTTAAAGGCCTTTGAAGTTTACCGACCAGATATAGTTTTTTACGATGTACTCGGCGATGTAGTCTGCGGTGGTTTTGCCATGCCGCTTCGTAAAGGGTACGCCGAAGAGATCTACATTGTAACCTCAGGAGAAAAGATGTCACTGTTTGCCGCCCGGAACATTGCCCGGGCAGTTGAACAGTTCAAGGGCCGCGGTTATGCCCGGCTGAAGGGTATCATTCTCAATGCCAGGGGTGTGCCAAATGAGGCCGCCCTGGTAAAGGCTGCGGCTGAGGAGATGGGTACGAGGGTGATAATTGAAATCCCCCGCGATTCTACCGTGCAGTTATGTGAGGAAAGGAATGTAACGGTGGTGGAGGGGGCACCGGATTCTCCTCTGGCCGGGATCTACCACAGGTTGGCTGAAATAATAGCAGGGGGCAGGACGGCCTTCGACGACATAAATGTATAAGGGGTAGCCACTATCCAGTGGAAGCGGAAGAGCAGTTGCCTTTAAAGGGAGCCCCGGCTGAAACGGTCATGTAGTTGTCATGTATGCCGGAGGCATTGTTGAAATAGGACCGGTAGAAAAAGTTTGCGAGAATCCGCAACACCCTTTGCAAATTTTATCCATACTGGTCAAAGGCAAGCAACATCTGCGAGAAAAGGCCTGACTTAAAAGGAGTGGAAAGAAATCATTTTGTGGCCCGCTGGCAGGTTTAAGCCTGCTTTTTCGAACGCCACGGGGTTAAAACCGGCGTTTGATTGTCCTTATCTCAGCTTCGTGTTCCCCGTACATTTCCAGTAGCGATTTGCTGACTTCGGTTAATTCCTTAAACCCGGCCTTCATTTCCTGGGATAAGTGGGCTACCTGGTGAGTGAGGTTATCAATATCGGCCTTGTGGACTTCGCTGGCGTGTATTAATGCCCGGATTAGCTGGGTGTTTTCTGATTGCTGTGTTTCGATTCTATCAAGGCGGGAACTCATTTCTGTTTGCTGGGTTTCGATTCTGTCGAGGCGGGAGTCCATTTCAGATTGCCGGGTTTCGATTCCGTCGAGGCGGGAATTCATTTCGGATTGCTGTGTTTCGATTCTGTCAAGGCGGGAATTCATTTCTGTTTGCTGGGTTTCGATTCTGTTGAGGCGGGAGCTTATTTCGAGCTGTCGGGTTTCGATTCCGTCAAGGCGTTGATCGGCTTTGGTTTGGTTCGTTTCGATCTTGTCAAAGCGTTGACTGGTTTGTTGTTTAAATTCAGTCAGTTCGCCTTGAAGATTATCTAACTTTCCCAAAATTTCTTTCAACATTTTTTCCATATCAATCATCCTTTCATGCTCTGTGAAGGAACTCTTTTATTATTCGCCGTTCAATCGCTGATTACCTTTTTCCGGAAAGTATATTTCTGGAGGAGATGTTGGCAGAACCTTCCGATGCTTCCTGGCCAGCGACACCAAAGTCATCCCATGGAAAAGCTTAGCGACTTTTCATATTTCCGCTTGAGATTCCCGGGGAAAACAAATGCATCAAAATGAACCATTAGTCAGGTGACGGCATAACCGTAAAGTGGCCAGAGTTCGCGCGCGAGGCTGGAAAGGCGTGCCCGGTAGCCGGTCTGATCCTCGCAGGCCGCCTGGAAAACGGGAAGAAGCCGGGGCCAGCACCTGCGGAAAAGGGATTTTAAGTTCGCAACGGAGGTGGAGTAGAAGTTCAGGGGATCGTAATCCACCTCCCGCACCCCGGCGCGCCTGGCTTTTTCAAGAATGGCGGTAAGGTTTGCCTCGGTATCCCCCAGGCCGGGCACAACCGGGGCAATAAAAACCCACGTCCAGATTCCCGCCTCCGCAAGCCGAGCCAGTGCTTCGAACCGGCGGTCCGGGGAGGGGGCGCGGGGCTCCAGGAACCGCGCGGCATCCCGGTCTGCCGTGGTGATGGTAAAACCCACCTCAACCTCCGGGATTTTTTTCAGCACGTCCAGATCCCGCAGGACGAGATCGGATTTTGTTAAAATAGAAACTTGAAAATTCGACTGCGCCAGAAGCTCCAGGCAGGAGCGGGTCAGGCGGTACTGGCGTTCCAGGGGCTGGTAGGGGTCGGTGACGCTGGAAAGCATCACCCGGCCCGGCCGGCAGTGCCGCAGCTGGGCCGCGAGCCGGGCCGCAAAGTTGATTTTCACCTGGACGAAGGACCCCCACTTCTCCTCGATGCCGCAGAAGCGCTTCATGAAGCTGGCGTAGCAGTAAACACAACCGTGCTCGCAGCCGGTGTAAGGATTGAGGCAGTAATCCATCCCCGGGATCCCGGAGCGGTTCAGGGCGCTCCGGCACTCTCTTACGTAGACCTTAACCAGCGGTAATCATCGTCCTACATCGAAAATGTCGTCGGCGCGGGCCAAAAGGAAATTCAGGAGATCCCGGCGCTTCCGCAAGATGGACACCCAGGCCTGGAGGCATCCCCTGCCTTCAGGAGTGATCTCGTAGAGGCGGCGAGCCGGTCCCGCGTCCTGAGTCTCCCAGTGAGAGGTCGCAAACCCCTGCTCCTCAAAGCGCCTGAGATACCGGTAAACGGTAGTGGGATCAATGCTGAAATCAAATCCGAAGCCGGTCAGCCGCTCGTGAAGCTCGTAGCCGTGAGCGCTCTTCTCGCAGAGAAGCAGCAGCAAAGCAGGCTGGATCAGGTTTTCCTGGCGCCCCCACATCATCTCCCCAGGCGGACTCGGGCAGCCGCACTCCTCATGTCCGTGCCCGGGGTGTCCATGTCCGCACCCGTGATGGGGTTTTTGCATACACATTTTTGGTTTCCTCCTTATCCTTATTTGCTTTTTGCATATAATTGCAGTTTAATCATAGATCAACTTCTCGATTAAAGTCAAGCATTTTCTGGGAGGTCGAACTGGCCGAGTTCCCCCATCACTTCGGGAGCGTCCAGCTACCCGGCCGAGGGTAAGGGGAGCCGCCCGGATCACTATGGAATCAAATCCAGGCTGTCGGTGAACTGTGGCCTGTAAATAGAGAAGTGTTTAAGCAAGAACGGGTAGAGAGGTGCAAAGGATTTCCTGTCCTGCTACGCTTCTATAAAACTCCCTGGCCCGGCTATGGTTCACGTCGTTCCTGTCAATCAAGGCGTAAAACGCCCCGGTATCTACGAAAATCAACGCAGAGCCTCCCTGAGGATATCTTCGGCATCCTCCGATGTTCTTCCGTTTTTGGGCCCTTCGGCGATGCCCACAAAGGAAAAGTAGTCAACCTTCCCTTTTTCTTTAAGGTAGGCTGTCAGAGCTTCGCGGATGATTTCGGAGACTTTTTTTCTTGAGGAAGCCGCCACTTTTTTCAGCATAAGAAACTGGTCCTCTTCTAAATAAATCATTGTCTTTCTCATTCCTGATCACCTCGAGTAAAATGTAGCTGCCATATATGTTATATGTCAAGGTTCTATTGCCGAATCAATCAGTCAGTCGGCCTGCAAGTTCCGACAGGCTTTCTATTACCTCCTGGTGCAACAAATCTTTTTAGTCTTCGCAATAATCCACTTCCATCTCGATCACCAGCATCTTTTTATAATCTCTATCTGAACATTCAGCCAGGCTGAATACGGATATGAATTTGCATCGAGGCCGATGGCGTGGCCCTCGAGCTCCAGCGGAAAGCCCGGTGGACCACGCCTCGATAACTGCCATACTTTTGTCGGTCTCACAGACGGAATGGCCATCTGGGAGCAGGGATCGCATGGCACGCCATTTAGCCCTAGAGCAGACAGCAAACTTGAATATTACAAACCCGGATTTTCCAGGGTACAATAAATAAATAATGAAATAAAAATGCTCAGGCAGGATGAGCCGGATGGATGGAGCGACAAGTCATATATTGGTGAAAGAAGCGAAGGCACCGGGGTGAGTACAAAAAGCAGTCAGGCGCAGAATTATCCGGAAGGTGGAATTACCGATGAGCGAGTCTACCTGGATCACTCAGATCTACGACTACAGCCACAACGGAGCAGGGGTGGGAAAGCTTGACGGAAAAACCGTCTTTGTTCACCATGCGCTGCGCGGGGAAACGGTGAGGTTCAGGATCGTCCAGGAAAAGAGAGACTATCTGCAGGGCGAAATGGTGGAGATCCTCGCGCCGGCCCCGTGGCGCGTTTCTCCGCCCTGCCCCAGCTACCCGGACTGCGGCGGCTGCCAGCTGCAGCATATGGATTACGAAGAACAGCTTTACTTCAAACGGAAGCGAGTCGCGGCAGCGCTCCGGAGAATCGGCGGCCTGGAAAATCCCCCTGTCAACCCTGCGCGCGGAATGGAGCACCCCTGGCGCTACCGCCATACGGCGCGCCTTCACGTCAGCCGGAAGACCAATAAAACGGCCCTCGGTTACTACCAAGGCAAGACTCATGTGGTGGAGGAAATCGCAGACTGCCTGCTCCTCCCCTCTGACTGCTCCCTGCTCCTGAAGGCCCTTTCGGAGCTCCTGAATCACCGGGGCGATACCCTGGGAAAAGGTTTGAAAGAAGTGGTGTTGCGGAAAGGTTATGCCACCGGGGAACTCCTGGTTCTTTTTCACCTGGAGGAGCTTCCTCCCCAGACCGAATTCCCGGGACTAGAGGAGATAACCGCCGCCTTCCCGGCCCTCGTGGGGCTGCTCGGGCAGACTCCCCGCACGCGGGCGGTTTTCTTTGGCCGGGACTACTACACAGAGGTGGTCTCAGGGCTTCGACTGCGCGTCCCCGCCTCTGCCTTTTTCCAGAACAACCCCCTGCAAACGGTGACCCTGGTGGAGACGGTGAAATCCTTCTGCGAGCCCAGGCCGGGAGGGGTCCTCCTCGACCTCTACTGCGGAGTGGGGCTCTTTTCCCTTGCCCTGGCCCCGATGTACGGGCAGGTATACGGGATCGAAGAAAACAGGGACGCAGCGGCAGCAGCCTGCGCCAACGCCCAAATCAACAAGATCGAAAACGCAAAGTTCATTTGCGGCAGGGTGGAAGATGTCCTCCCCTTGCTGAAGAAAAAAGGGGTCGCCCCCCACACGGCAATCCTGGATCCTCCCCGCGGCGGCTGCTCCGGGAGGGCCCTGAAAGAAATCGGCGAACTCGCCCCGGAAAGGATCGTCTACGTTTCCTGCAACCCGGCCACCCTGGCGCGGGACCTCTCCCTTCTCGGCAAAAGGTACCAGACCCTAAAGGTGCAGCCCCTGGACCTGTTCCCCCAAACCAGCCACATCGAATCCGTAGCACTGCTTGCGAGGGAAACGTAACCGTTCGACCAAACTCCGACAGCTTCCGGTATCTCAATGAAGAGATCCAGCTAAAAAATCAAACTTTCGGATTCCGCAAGTGTTTGGTTTAGTCCATCCCCTTGAACCTCATGTGGCAACCTTCCAAATTTGAAATTTCTTACTCGCGGATAGGGATGCGATAAATATCTGGGCATTAAACCATAAGCAACTCCGTCTTCAAATATTATCTTTTGGAAATCTCCTTCTCTATCAATGATACTTTACGCATTTTCAGCTTCCACTGCCAACAAATAACTGCAACTAAAATACCAAGAAGGCAGGCTGCAACCACAAAACCAGACCACCTGGGAAAAGCGTTACTTTATTTTATAAATCACTGGCATTCATTTTTTAATCGCTGTATGCAAAAACGCTGGTTCGCATTCAAGTAATTGATTCGCTTGAGAATCCTCTCCACAAAGATCACCTACCTCGTTGCAATGCCTTTATCATCTGGATTATAAGCCAGGATTTGCACAAAAAGTGTCGAAATTTGCTGCCACGCTTAACGGACCGTTCTTTGAATTTCAGCGATAAAAATTACAGCCGGGGCTGGAGGAGTCCAAACTTGCCGCTTCCCGGAAACAGGGCCTAACAAAAATCAAGGCCAGGTCCCCTTGACTTGCGGGAACCTGGCCTTTCATCAACAGGTCAACAGTTCCTCTTCAACCCCAGGAGGCAATCCCTTTCCAGACTTGGCCTGACGGCCTCCTGCCCTAGCGATTTGCCTTAGGCAGAAAGGCTCGGAGCATAAATCGAAAATTATTTAATTGTCAAGGGGATCAGGCAATCTTCTCCACCTTAACGGCGCAGACTTTAAGCTCCGGTATTTTCGCGATGGCATCGAGCTTCGGGTTGGTCAGCTTGTTGATGGGCGCCTCGGCGAAGTGGAAGGAGGTGAAAACAACACCTGGCGGCACAATATCCGTGACCTTTGCCGTGATTTCGATGGCACCGCGCCGGGAGGCAACCCTGACCTTGTCCCCATCGCTGATTCCGAGCCGTT contains these protein-coding regions:
- a CDS encoding P-loop NTPase yields the protein MRKIAIYGKGGIGKSTTTANVSAALARQGYRVMQIGCDPKADSTRTLMGGREIPTILDVQREKKNGVRLEDIVFTGFGGVLCAESGGPTPGVGCAGRGIIAAFETLESLKAFEVYRPDIVFYDVLGDVVCGGFAMPLRKGYAEEIYIVTSGEKMSLFAARNIARAVEQFKGRGYARLKGIILNARGVPNEAALVKAAAEEMGTRVIIEIPRDSTVQLCEERNVTVVEGAPDSPLAGIYHRLAEIIAGGRTAFDDINV
- a CDS encoding radical SAM protein, which gives rise to MDYCLNPYTGCEHGCVYCYASFMKRFCGIEEKWGSFVQVKINFAARLAAQLRHCRPGRVMLSSVTDPYQPLERQYRLTRSCLELLAQSNFQVSILTKSDLVLRDLDVLKKIPEVEVGFTITTADRDAARFLEPRAPSPDRRFEALARLAEAGIWTWVFIAPVVPGLGDTEANLTAILEKARRAGVREVDYDPLNFYSTSVANLKSLFRRCWPRLLPVFQAACEDQTGYRARLSSLARELWPLYGYAVT
- a CDS encoding PadR family transcriptional regulator produces the protein MMWGRQENLIQPALLLLLCEKSAHGYELHERLTGFGFDFSIDPTTVYRYLRRFEEQGFATSHWETQDAGPARRLYEITPEGRGCLQAWVSILRKRRDLLNFLLARADDIFDVGR
- the rlmD gene encoding 23S rRNA (uracil(1939)-C(5))-methyltransferase RlmD, encoding MSESTWITQIYDYSHNGAGVGKLDGKTVFVHHALRGETVRFRIVQEKRDYLQGEMVEILAPAPWRVSPPCPSYPDCGGCQLQHMDYEEQLYFKRKRVAAALRRIGGLENPPVNPARGMEHPWRYRHTARLHVSRKTNKTALGYYQGKTHVVEEIADCLLLPSDCSLLLKALSELLNHRGDTLGKGLKEVVLRKGYATGELLVLFHLEELPPQTEFPGLEEITAAFPALVGLLGQTPRTRAVFFGRDYYTEVVSGLRLRVPASAFFQNNPLQTVTLVETVKSFCEPRPGGVLLDLYCGVGLFSLALAPMYGQVYGIEENRDAAAAACANAQINKIENAKFICGRVEDVLPLLKKKGVAPHTAILDPPRGGCSGRALKEIGELAPERIVYVSCNPATLARDLSLLGKRYQTLKVQPLDLFPQTSHIESVALLARET